One part of the Clostridia bacterium genome encodes these proteins:
- the tatC gene encoding twin-arginine translocase subunit TatC, which yields MMKRKTSSPKDEKNLTLIEHLAELRKRIIYSAIVLILAVGFCYNFAEKIIKDLIDIARNVEFVFIAPAELLMSYIKLSVIGGLIISAPFLIFQIWLFIIPGLKSKEKRYILFSLILGSAFFIAGVTFAYFVVIPTLIAFFIGFQMEAIKPMISFNSYLSFVLSTIFTFGAIFELPILMVLLSRFGILKVSFLKQNRKFIILIIFILAAILTPPDIISQIILAGPMILLAEIGIFLAGLVEKKKENDTNNEE from the coding sequence ATGATGAAAAGAAAAACTAGTAGTCCAAAGGATGAGAAAAACCTGACCTTGATTGAACACTTGGCAGAATTAAGAAAGAGAATAATATATTCTGCAATAGTGCTTATTTTAGCTGTAGGCTTCTGTTATAATTTTGCTGAAAAAATAATTAAGGATTTAATCGATATAGCAAGGAATGTTGAATTTGTATTCATAGCCCCTGCTGAACTTTTGATGTCCTATATTAAGCTTTCTGTAATAGGTGGACTAATTATTTCAGCACCATTTTTAATATTTCAAATCTGGCTTTTTATAATACCAGGATTGAAGAGTAAGGAGAAAAGATATATTCTATTTTCCTTGATTCTGGGGAGTGCATTTTTTATTGCTGGTGTGACCTTTGCATATTTTGTGGTTATACCTACACTGATTGCCTTCTTTATAGGGTTCCAAATGGAGGCAATAAAGCCTATGATTAGCTTTAATAGCTATTTAAGCTTTGTTCTGAGTACTATTTTCACCTTTGGGGCAATTTTTGAGCTGCCCATTCTGATGGTGCTTTTAAGTCGGTTTGGAATTCTTAAGGTCAGCTTTTTAAAGCAGAATCGGAAGTTTATTATACTTATAATCTTTATATTGGCTGCAATATTAACGCCGCCAGATATAATTTCTCAGATAATTCTGGCGGGACCCATGATTCTACTTGCTGAAATCGGTATCTTTTTAGCTGGCTTAGTAGAAAAGAAGAAAGAAAATGATACAAATAATGAAGAATAA
- a CDS encoding sulfurtransferase TusA family protein, giving the protein MAEIKLVCLGEACPVPLIKTQKKMDTMKVGEILIVEIDHSCAMKNVPEWARKVGHNVGIEEVDNGHWEVYIEKTK; this is encoded by the coding sequence ATGGCAGAAATAAAACTAGTTTGTTTGGGAGAGGCTTGTCCTGTACCATTGATTAAAACACAGAAGAAGATGGATACTATGAAGGTCGGAGAAATTTTAATAGTAGAAATTGACCATAGCTGTGCTATGAAAAATGTACCGGAATGGGCTAGAAAAGTAGGACATAATGTTGGCATAGAAGAAGTTGATAACGGACACTGGGAAGTCTATATTGAAAAAACAAAATAA
- a CDS encoding LysR family transcriptional regulator yields MQIDYLTSFIEAVKQDSISKASKNLHMTQSALSQQLQSLEKSLNANLLIRSNKGVELTEEGEIVLSYAEALVHIYENMLKELVQCKKSEIHEIKISSCNSVGEYLLPCTLHLYKKNQPDTRFSIKNEYTRNIIEHVLDCSADIGFIDSKINIDGIECINITDIGLIFVFSSSRMIPKKSISLKDIAALPLIIGSSGSSIRQFTEEMFKRNNILIEKLNIEMELATIESIKASVVGNHGVSILPATSVKKELHTNLLKTLPIQEGAPVCEICAIYQKSRASQPHIKEFISFIKKYGRITFC; encoded by the coding sequence ATGCAGATAGATTACCTTACCTCATTTATTGAAGCAGTTAAACAGGACAGCATCTCTAAGGCATCCAAGAATTTACACATGACTCAATCTGCCTTAAGCCAGCAGCTTCAATCTTTAGAGAAATCTTTAAATGCAAATCTTTTAATAAGAAGTAACAAGGGTGTGGAGTTAACTGAGGAAGGCGAGATAGTATTGAGCTATGCGGAGGCGCTTGTACACATTTATGAAAATATGCTAAAGGAGCTTGTACAGTGTAAGAAATCCGAAATTCATGAGATTAAAATATCCTCCTGCAATAGTGTCGGAGAATACCTCCTGCCGTGTACCTTGCATCTATATAAGAAAAACCAGCCTGATACCAGATTTTCAATAAAAAATGAATATACCAGGAATATTATTGAGCATGTTTTAGACTGCAGTGCCGATATTGGCTTCATAGATTCAAAGATAAATATAGATGGGATTGAATGTATTAATATAACCGACATTGGTTTAATATTTGTATTTTCCAGCAGCCGTATGATACCTAAGAAATCTATCTCATTGAAGGATATCGCAGCTTTACCTTTAATTATCGGGTCAAGCGGAAGCAGTATCAGACAATTTACTGAAGAAATGTTTAAAAGGAATAATATTCTGATTGAAAAATTAAATATAGAAATGGAACTGGCCACTATTGAGTCCATAAAAGCATCTGTAGTGGGAAACCATGGTGTTTCAATTCTTCCGGCTACCTCTGTAAAAAAAGAACTTCATACTAACTTATTGAAGACTCTGCCAATTCAAGAGGGAGCACCAGTCTGTGAAATTTGCGCTATATATCAGAAAAGCAGGGCTTCTCAGCCTCATATTAAAGAATTCATTTCATTTATAAAAAAATATGGGAGGATAACCTTCTGCTAA
- a CDS encoding YeeE/YedE thiosulfate transporter family protein produces MAEVKTSIAAQPNKKKVNQIPFGVGLLIAFIGIGFFLGIQQPESALLWVLGVAAGFILQRARFCFTASLRDPVLIGSTSLTKAVVIAIATATVGFAALQFAAATKGIAIPGNVYPVGIHTAVGAILFGIGMVIAGGCASGTLMRVGEGFLMQMLSLVFFIIGSLWGAKDFGWWSSKFMPDKGIFIPEVLGWPLAIALQFAILLAIFLFADWFGNRKPNE; encoded by the coding sequence ATGGCTGAAGTAAAAACATCCATAGCTGCACAACCAAATAAGAAAAAAGTAAATCAAATCCCGTTTGGAGTAGGACTTCTAATTGCTTTCATAGGAATAGGATTCTTTTTGGGAATCCAGCAGCCTGAGTCAGCACTTTTGTGGGTATTAGGAGTCGCAGCAGGCTTTATTTTACAGAGAGCAAGGTTTTGTTTTACAGCTTCGTTGAGAGATCCGGTATTAATTGGGAGTACCTCTTTAACAAAGGCTGTGGTAATTGCAATTGCAACTGCTACTGTTGGTTTCGCAGCACTTCAATTTGCAGCTGCGACTAAGGGAATTGCTATACCGGGAAATGTCTATCCGGTAGGGATACACACTGCAGTAGGAGCGATACTGTTCGGAATCGGTATGGTAATAGCAGGAGGATGTGCTTCAGGAACATTGATGAGAGTTGGTGAAGGCTTCTTAATGCAGATGCTTTCACTGGTATTCTTTATAATAGGATCACTATGGGGAGCTAAGGATTTCGGATGGTGGTCAAGTAAATTTATGCCTGATAAAGGGATATTTATACCTGAGGTATTAGGCTGGCCATTAGCAATAGCACTACAATTTGCAATATTATTAGCAATTTTTTTATTCGCTGATTGGTTTGGAAACAGAAAGCCGAATGAATAA
- the tatA gene encoding twin-arginine translocase TatA/TatE family subunit — MGFGRIGITELILILAIALIIFGPAKLPEIGKTFGKAIREFKAQANKVTEDLKVDSDDEKKN; from the coding sequence ATGGGTTTCGGACGAATCGGTATAACAGAACTAATACTTATATTGGCTATAGCATTAATAATTTTTGGACCTGCTAAATTGCCTGAAATTGGTAAGACCTTTGGAAAAGCCATAAGAGAATTTAAAGCTCAAGCAAATAAGGTGACTGAAGATTTAAAGGTTGATTCTGATGATGAAAAGAAAAACTAG
- a CDS encoding sulfite exporter TauE/SafE family protein → MKKKLTLKITGMHCQNCSNKIKDALNSMAVEKLEVSYENGELSCISDDRDAIIAAINKLGYAAEVTEDGIASHKSYKGVIVALFVLLGSYLIIKDTVGFSTIPQLQEQVSYGILFVLGIATSLHCLSMCGGIVISQSIAFENPIKSTFLYNVGRVIAYTTVGAIVGGIGSIAAFSPMLKGYITIFAGVFMILMGLSMLQPFAFLRRYVKLPTIFDVSKFKNNRNAPLLIGLATGLMPCGPLQTMQIFALGTGSILKGAFSLFVFSMGTVPLMMGLGTISGYISSGLNKKLLKLSSVLVIILGLIIVNRGLVLQGNGTLGNFINSKQVTSEIMLPEIMNGFQVINTSANSNGYEPNYFILEKGRPVNWVITGDSVNSCNSEIVIPKLNISQKIKEGYNIIKFTPEETGELGFSCWMGMLDGKFIVVDDINNIPDDIDATPPTPVNCCTD, encoded by the coding sequence ATGAAAAAGAAACTGACTTTGAAAATTACAGGAATGCATTGTCAAAATTGCAGTAATAAAATTAAAGATGCTCTTAACTCTATGGCCGTTGAAAAACTTGAGGTTTCTTATGAGAATGGGGAATTATCATGTATATCAGATGATAGAGATGCAATAATAGCTGCTATTAATAAATTGGGTTATGCAGCAGAAGTAACTGAGGATGGCATAGCAAGTCACAAAAGCTATAAAGGTGTTATTGTTGCATTGTTTGTTCTTCTTGGTTCTTATCTGATTATTAAGGATACAGTTGGTTTCAGTACTATTCCACAGCTCCAGGAACAGGTTAGCTATGGAATATTGTTTGTATTAGGTATAGCAACATCCCTGCATTGTCTTTCGATGTGCGGAGGCATAGTTATTTCCCAGAGTATAGCTTTTGAAAACCCTATTAAATCTACTTTTCTATACAATGTGGGTAGGGTAATTGCTTACACAACCGTAGGGGCAATTGTAGGAGGCATAGGTTCAATAGCTGCTTTTTCACCGATGCTGAAGGGCTATATCACAATTTTTGCCGGAGTATTTATGATTCTTATGGGCTTGAGTATGCTTCAGCCATTTGCATTTCTTAGGAGATACGTTAAACTACCCACAATTTTTGATGTATCAAAATTTAAAAATAATAGAAATGCACCATTATTAATTGGATTGGCTACAGGCCTTATGCCCTGCGGCCCACTACAAACAATGCAGATATTTGCTCTTGGAACCGGGAGTATATTAAAGGGAGCTTTCTCCCTGTTTGTGTTCAGTATGGGAACAGTACCCTTGATGATGGGGTTAGGTACTATCAGTGGATATATAAGCAGTGGGCTGAATAAGAAATTATTGAAGTTAAGTTCAGTATTAGTAATAATTCTAGGTCTTATAATTGTCAATAGAGGGTTAGTATTACAGGGAAATGGTACTCTTGGCAACTTTATTAATTCAAAGCAAGTGACATCTGAGATAATGCTTCCTGAGATTATGAATGGTTTTCAGGTAATAAACACATCTGCTAATTCAAATGGATATGAACCCAACTACTTTATACTGGAAAAGGGAAGACCTGTAAATTGGGTTATTACTGGGGACTCTGTAAATAGTTGCAATAGTGAAATTGTTATTCCTAAACTAAATATTTCACAGAAGATTAAAGAAGGCTATAATATTATTAAATTTACTCCAGAGGAGACGGGAGAATTGGGATTTAGTTGTTGGATGGGTATGTTAGATGGTAAGTTCATAGTTGTAGATGACATTAATAATATTCCTGATGATATAGATGCTACGCCTCCGACACCCGTTAACTGTTGTACAGATTAA
- a CDS encoding YeeE/YedE thiosulfate transporter family protein gives MDIKNNVYYKSFLKEPWPYTVGAVLLGLLNIGMFASTGKAWGVTSSFATWAAWIYQAIGGHPEAWFYFQQKSNAAALSGGFLKDMYSVSNIGIIFGALLATLLASQFRIKKIKSWKQVVGAVLGGLLMGYGARIAFGCNIGALFSGVASMSLHGWVYWIFIFIGAWIGSKLLVKYLM, from the coding sequence ATGGATATAAAAAACAATGTTTATTATAAAAGTTTTCTAAAGGAACCGTGGCCATACACAGTAGGTGCAGTGCTGCTTGGATTATTGAATATCGGCATGTTTGCGTCTACAGGAAAAGCATGGGGTGTAACATCTTCCTTTGCTACCTGGGCGGCATGGATATATCAAGCTATAGGCGGACATCCTGAAGCATGGTTTTACTTTCAGCAAAAGAGTAATGCAGCAGCATTAAGCGGCGGATTTTTAAAGGATATGTACTCTGTATCCAATATTGGTATCATTTTTGGAGCACTTCTCGCTACTTTATTGGCATCACAGTTTAGGATAAAGAAGATAAAGTCATGGAAGCAGGTAGTGGGGGCAGTACTAGGCGGGCTTTTAATGGGATATGGCGCAAGAATAGCGTTTGGATGTAATATAGGGGCGCTATTCAGCGGAGTAGCATCAATGTCCTTACATGGATGGGTTTATTGGATTTTCATATTTATAGGAGCTTGGATAGGAAGTAAATTATTAGTTAAATATTTAATGTAA
- a CDS encoding FMN-binding protein → MKKIISLTLILLLLGTALAGCSGGASEAAAAPEQETTKVEENNTETAKEEPKAEEKAVEEVVSYKDGTYEGVGEGMHTIKVAVEVAGGKIAKVEIKEHEESKGVAEPALEQIPAAIVEKNSPDVEVVSGATLASEGIINAVKNALEAAK, encoded by the coding sequence ATGAAGAAAATAATATCTTTAACTTTAATATTATTATTACTTGGGACTGCTCTGGCAGGATGCTCCGGAGGAGCAAGCGAAGCAGCAGCTGCTCCTGAGCAAGAAACAACTAAAGTTGAAGAAAACAATACAGAAACTGCTAAAGAAGAGCCTAAGGCGGAAGAAAAAGCTGTTGAAGAAGTAGTAAGCTACAAGGATGGTACCTATGAAGGAGTAGGAGAAGGTATGCATACAATAAAAGTAGCTGTAGAAGTTGCAGGCGGCAAAATAGCTAAAGTTGAAATTAAAGAGCATGAAGAATCCAAAGGAGTTGCAGAACCGGCTTTAGAACAAATTCCAGCAGCCATCGTTGAAAAGAACTCACCTGATGTGGAGGTAGTATCAGGTGCAACACTTGCAAGTGAAGGTATTATAAATGCTGTTAAAAATGCTCTGGAAGCTGCAAAATAA
- a CDS encoding C-GCAxxG-C-C family protein, translating into MAEGFFGELADQVGYPFNQIPVEAYVSAAGGYGQATLCGTIGTAAACIGTVCDVDTSKKLLAELSKWYKQEKFPNYQPEGLGLPQTVSESVLCEESVGKFMEVSGFEYGSAERKSRCAAVAAEVTRKMVELLNAELA; encoded by the coding sequence GTGGCCGAAGGGTTCTTCGGCGAATTGGCAGACCAGGTGGGATATCCATTCAATCAGATACCAGTAGAAGCATATGTAAGTGCAGCCGGAGGATATGGACAAGCCACCTTATGTGGTACCATAGGGACAGCAGCAGCTTGTATTGGAACTGTTTGCGATGTGGACACATCAAAGAAATTACTGGCAGAGCTTTCAAAATGGTATAAACAAGAAAAGTTCCCGAATTATCAACCGGAAGGCCTTGGACTTCCTCAAACTGTTTCTGAATCTGTACTGTGCGAAGAATCAGTTGGTAAATTTATGGAAGTAAGCGGATTTGAGTACGGAAGTGCGGAAAGAAAAAGTCGTTGTGCAGCTGTTGCTGCTGAAGTAACAAGAAAGATGGTCGAATTACTAAATGCAGAATTGGCATAA
- the hcp gene encoding hydroxylamine reductase, which yields MFCNQCEQTPHGGCTKVGVCGKNEDIAALQDTMIFGLKGIAAYATHAREMGCIDPEVDGITHEALYMTLTNSNFNLKEHIDMVLKVGSATVKVMNLLDKAHTSRLGIPTPITVSQDKIEGHSILVTGHNLFALEELLKQSAGKGINIYTHSEMLPAHGYPELKKYSHLKGNVGKAWYDQRKLFEEFPGAILGTTNCLMPVRGTYTDRFFTYGTAGVEGAQKIVNEDFSPIIAKALSLPTVNIESDKTLTTGFHHQTVLSIAPEIIEAVKTGKIRRFFVIAGCDAPTKGRDYFRELALSLPTDCVLLTTSCGKFRFNDHDFGTVPGTNIPRYIDLGQCNNSGSAVKIALALAEAFNCSVNDLPLSIVLSWFEQKAVAILLGLLHLGVKNIHIGPKAPEWFTSNVVEVLQKNFDLQLISGDAKADLEKMLG from the coding sequence ATGTTCTGCAATCAGTGTGAACAGACCCCCCATGGAGGTTGTACAAAAGTAGGAGTATGCGGAAAGAATGAGGATATAGCCGCTCTACAGGATACAATGATATTCGGCTTGAAGGGTATAGCTGCATATGCTACCCATGCAAGGGAAATGGGCTGCATCGACCCTGAGGTTGATGGCATAACCCATGAAGCATTATATATGACCCTTACCAATTCCAACTTCAATTTGAAGGAGCACATTGATATGGTGCTCAAGGTGGGCTCCGCTACAGTCAAGGTTATGAACCTTTTAGACAAGGCCCATACATCAAGATTAGGAATACCGACACCTATAACAGTATCCCAGGATAAGATTGAAGGCCACAGCATACTAGTTACAGGCCACAATCTGTTTGCTTTAGAGGAGCTGCTCAAGCAGTCTGCAGGGAAGGGAATAAATATTTACACACACTCCGAAATGCTTCCGGCACATGGATATCCTGAGCTTAAGAAATACAGTCATTTAAAGGGCAACGTAGGAAAAGCCTGGTATGATCAGAGAAAGCTCTTTGAGGAATTCCCTGGAGCTATACTTGGGACTACAAATTGTCTTATGCCTGTAAGGGGAACATATACTGACAGATTCTTCACTTACGGCACCGCAGGCGTAGAAGGTGCACAGAAGATAGTAAACGAAGACTTCTCCCCAATTATTGCCAAGGCTCTTTCACTGCCAACAGTAAATATTGAATCGGATAAGACACTTACAACAGGCTTCCATCATCAGACAGTGCTTTCAATAGCTCCTGAAATAATCGAAGCAGTAAAAACCGGCAAAATCAGAAGATTCTTTGTTATCGCTGGCTGTGATGCACCAACAAAGGGCAGAGATTACTTCAGAGAGCTTGCTCTTTCTCTCCCAACGGATTGCGTGCTGTTGACCACCTCCTGTGGAAAGTTCAGATTCAATGACCATGACTTTGGAACAGTACCAGGTACAAATATTCCAAGATATATAGATTTAGGCCAATGCAACAACTCCGGCTCAGCGGTAAAAATCGCTCTTGCCCTTGCAGAAGCCTTCAACTGCTCAGTGAATGACCTTCCTTTGAGCATAGTACTCTCGTGGTTTGAGCAGAAGGCAGTAGCAATACTCCTCGGACTCCTGCACTTGGGTGTTAAGAATATCCATATAGGGCCAAAAGCGCCTGAATGGTTTACCTCAAATGTAGTGGAAGTGCTTCAGAAAAACTTTGACCTCCAGCTCATCAGCGGAGATGCAAAGGCTGACTTGGAAAAGATGTTAGGATAG